TttgtatatatcattattacatcattaatattacataataaaataatttggtTTATCATCTCGTGTCTCTTCTGTACcaatatttattactttgtaGTATTATACAGGTATTACGCAcgttaaatgtaaaattatattttaaatttgttattgcaCTCTTAACGAGTCCCAGAAAAATGTTAACGCTGCAATTATTTAACATTGTGATATAGAATAgatttttttatacaaatacgTTAACTacttatgtataataaatacaattagtGCTTGTATGATTTTGATGTATACAATTATCAATTAGTACTTTAAGcgattatatgtatatcgtacAATTGCACGAAGATGATTATCGTTAACCTTTCTCATAaaggcatatttaaaaaaaattttaacaatttaagTTATAAATATTCGTGACATCATAAATTAAATACCCTCATTCAACTCCATACATCACTCGAGTAACGTTTCTGTGAGTCCATTTTCTTGATGTAATCTGCAGCATCTGATTCTgacatttttcctttttccattacaacttttaataaaatattgtgtACATCACGTGCCATATTTTTTGCATCTCTAAAATAcaaacaaatatacatatattttatgaatatatatcaCGAATTATTAcacaataaaaaaatatgtgtacatatatatattgcaaatatttttgttaatatgaTTTTATACTAACCCACACACATAGATATGCCCATTTTGTTCACCGATAACTCTCCacaattcttctttattcttttccAATAAGTGTGTAACATATATCTTTTGAGCCTGCTCTCTACTAAATGCAGTATGTAAGATTAGAGTACCACTCTTTACATACTCCTCAAGTTCTTTTCTGTAAAGAAaatcttcatctttttttctacatccaaaatataaaatagtatcTCCAACTTCTTTTCctaaaagattaaaaataatacatttatttaatttacgatttatttaaagaaatacagaTAAACTTAACGTAACTTTTTTTTGTATTGTATTTACCTTCCTTTCTGGCAAAATCACGTTCTTGTATAAATGCTCTGAATGGTGCTATACCAGTACCTGGACCAACCATGATTATTGGAATCGACGGTCGGGTTGGTAAACGAAACTGAGATTTTCGCACAAAAATAGGAACATAACATGGTGGATCTGAAGGATGCTTTTCCTTTAACCAACTAGTTGTTACACCTTTGTTAACTCTACCTGTAGGTGTTTTGTATTCCACTACAACTGCAGTAATATGGACTGATGTTGTGTATAGCTGAAAATTAATCAAGAAATTGTTTTAGAACTCCCTAACAAGTcttatttaattacaataatagagaacaaaaaattaagaactgtactttttatataaattatacaatcttattattttactatatttaataatttaatgttatgtaatattgtttatattattcaatgttcatttcaaattcaaattcaagTTTATGCAGTAACTTGCTGCAAAATAATTCCAACATACCTTGGGAGAAGAGGAAATCGAATAATATCGACATTGCAATCTTGGTAAAAGTTCACAAAGATGATCTAAGGCAGGCTTTAAACTAGGAATGTCTTCCAAAATATGtacaatatttctattttcttgaACTACCCATTGCTGATATGCAGCTTTGCCTTCTGCGCTGGTTAACGCCATTAATCTTAATTTTTCTTTGTCGTTTGGATCACTGCAATATTCCGCTAATTCCTTAAGAACATGGGTGCGTGGATTACTAGTAATATCTAAGTAATGTGTCAAAGCAGTTCTGTAAGAACATGGACAAGGGAATGGATGCTTCTTTGTAGATTCCTctgtaatatataaaaaaattcacATTATAAAGAcactaatattaattaaatttatatttagttGATTTCTAATTTACCATCTGTATTTGTAAGAGTGAACACTGTGTCTAGATGTACACCACACTTTTCTCCAATTTTATTTACTAGTTCTGCATTATTTACAGGGTATACTGCTAAATGATCACCAGCTTCATATCGCATTTTTGATCCCtctatataaaattctatatgcCTACATGATCTTTCTGAAGTTGGACCATGAAGTTCACGGTTTTCGTGTACTGGAGCTAAATAAGGATTCTTTGCATCAAAAGGTCTGTAGAAATTAAATTAAGttagataaatatttttatgatctcgatatatttacaaaaagatAAATTAAACATACGCTCTTTGATTCTTAAGTGAGTGAAGACGAGCTATTTCACCAGTGTAAATGCGTTCAGGTGGTATGTCAACGTGTTCAGTCAGCTTGTATTGTCTAATGCTAACATCTTCACCCGTACCTTCGATTCCAAAGAAGTCACAAACTGCTGGCCAGAACTTGTCCTTCCATGTGATGAAATCATCTTCTatactataattatttattttatatattattatttattgtatgtatatatatatatttattgtatatatatatatattataactttatatattttattttgggGTTATCTTGTATAACTTTATACAAGTAACTTTAACATTTGAGATATGAAACTGTTTTTGGTATCTCTATAAACTTACTTAGCATCGTCATCTCCCAAACCAAGTTCGAAGACGCGCGTAGCACCAAGTTGCTCTAATCTATGATCGACATATATAGCTACCTCATTGTAATGTTCATATGTTTTATTTCCAAGACCAAATACCTGCAAAATAAAGCGAAaagaatgataaataataaatgaatgtatactttttatactttacgcagtaatcgacgaaaatatttgaatact
This genomic stretch from Bombus vancouverensis nearcticus chromosome 16, iyBomVanc1_principal, whole genome shotgun sequence harbors:
- the LOC117154414 gene encoding NADPH--cytochrome P450 reductase isoform X2, with the translated sequence MDLPTAGALHPKAIRMAGSPVLEMEDKTEVLEEPLFNTLDIILLTALLLAALWWLMRRNKQEEYTAISKSYSIQPTMFPAVQTSENSFIKKLKTSGRSLVVFYGSQTGTGEEFAGRLAKEGIRYKMKGMVADPEECDMEELIHLKTIPNSLAVFCLATYGEGDPTDNAMEFVDWLKNGDADLNGLNYAVFGLGNKTYEHYNEVAIYVDHRLEQLGATRVFELGLGDDDANIEDDFITWKDKFWPAVCDFFGIEGTGEDVSIRQYKLTEHVDIPPERIYTGEIARLHSLKNQRAPFDAKNPYLAPVHENRELHGPTSERSCRHIEFYIEGSKMRYEAGDHLAVYPVNNAELVNKIGEKCGVHLDTVFTLTNTDEESTKKHPFPCPCSYRTALTHYLDITSNPRTHVLKELAEYCSDPNDKEKLRLMALTSAEGKAAYQQWVVQENRNIVHILEDIPSLKPALDHLCELLPRLQCRYYSISSSPKLYTTSVHITAVVVEYKTPTGRVNKGVTTSWLKEKHPSDPPCYVPIFVRKSQFRLPTRPSIPIIMVGPGTGIAPFRAFIQERDFARKEGKEVGDTILYFGCRKKDEDFLYRKELEEYVKSGTLILHTAFSREQAQKIYVTHLLEKNKEELWRVIGEQNGHIYVCGDAKNMARDVHNILLKVVMEKGKMSESDAADYIKKMDSQKRYSSDVWS
- the LOC117154414 gene encoding NADPH--cytochrome P450 reductase isoform X1, translated to MLETRSAIYKMIEVARDDRQVNNWPPPFSSDMTKYNERDFDPIVRRSCKTKRVSLKIAKAIVIGDVSVGKSCLVNRFCHKIFDNNYKATIGVDFEVERFDILGVPFHLQIWDTAGQERFKSIAASYYRSANVIMVVFDLANLISLGHCQQWLNEAAQSNTEPYYIFLIGTKRDLLSNQVYTIMEKRAAEVARRMKAEFWAVSARTGDGVSELFTRATVLSFHAMILHELQNMKPESINIGSDLIMSALHPKAIRMAGSPVLEMEDKTEVLEEPLFNTLDIILLTALLLAALWWLMRRNKQEEYTAISKSYSIQPTMFPAVQTSENSFIKKLKTSGRSLVVFYGSQTGTGEEFAGRLAKEGIRYKMKGMVADPEECDMEELIHLKTIPNSLAVFCLATYGEGDPTDNAMEFVDWLKNGDADLNGLNYAVFGLGNKTYEHYNEVAIYVDHRLEQLGATRVFELGLGDDDANIEDDFITWKDKFWPAVCDFFGIEGTGEDVSIRQYKLTEHVDIPPERIYTGEIARLHSLKNQRAPFDAKNPYLAPVHENRELHGPTSERSCRHIEFYIEGSKMRYEAGDHLAVYPVNNAELVNKIGEKCGVHLDTVFTLTNTDEESTKKHPFPCPCSYRTALTHYLDITSNPRTHVLKELAEYCSDPNDKEKLRLMALTSAEGKAAYQQWVVQENRNIVHILEDIPSLKPALDHLCELLPRLQCRYYSISSSPKLYTTSVHITAVVVEYKTPTGRVNKGVTTSWLKEKHPSDPPCYVPIFVRKSQFRLPTRPSIPIIMVGPGTGIAPFRAFIQERDFARKEGKEVGDTILYFGCRKKDEDFLYRKELEEYVKSGTLILHTAFSREQAQKIYVTHLLEKNKEELWRVIGEQNGHIYVCGDAKNMARDVHNILLKVVMEKGKMSESDAADYIKKMDSQKRYSSDVWS
- the LOC117154414 gene encoding NADPH--cytochrome P450 reductase isoform X3, translating into MAGSPVLEMEDKTEVLEEPLFNTLDIILLTALLLAALWWLMRRNKQEEYTAISKSYSIQPTMFPAVQTSENSFIKKLKTSGRSLVVFYGSQTGTGEEFAGRLAKEGIRYKMKGMVADPEECDMEELIHLKTIPNSLAVFCLATYGEGDPTDNAMEFVDWLKNGDADLNGLNYAVFGLGNKTYEHYNEVAIYVDHRLEQLGATRVFELGLGDDDANIEDDFITWKDKFWPAVCDFFGIEGTGEDVSIRQYKLTEHVDIPPERIYTGEIARLHSLKNQRAPFDAKNPYLAPVHENRELHGPTSERSCRHIEFYIEGSKMRYEAGDHLAVYPVNNAELVNKIGEKCGVHLDTVFTLTNTDEESTKKHPFPCPCSYRTALTHYLDITSNPRTHVLKELAEYCSDPNDKEKLRLMALTSAEGKAAYQQWVVQENRNIVHILEDIPSLKPALDHLCELLPRLQCRYYSISSSPKLYTTSVHITAVVVEYKTPTGRVNKGVTTSWLKEKHPSDPPCYVPIFVRKSQFRLPTRPSIPIIMVGPGTGIAPFRAFIQERDFARKEGKEVGDTILYFGCRKKDEDFLYRKELEEYVKSGTLILHTAFSREQAQKIYVTHLLEKNKEELWRVIGEQNGHIYVCGDAKNMARDVHNILLKVVMEKGKMSESDAADYIKKMDSQKRYSSDVWS
- the LOC117154414 gene encoding NADPH--cytochrome P450 reductase isoform X4, producing the protein MNVKKFDKFFQAMMKHYRCNSATQRRFSMLVLAPTSEVFGLGNKTYEHYNEVAIYVDHRLEQLGATRVFELGLGDDDANIEDDFITWKDKFWPAVCDFFGIEGTGEDVSIRQYKLTEHVDIPPERIYTGEIARLHSLKNQRAPFDAKNPYLAPVHENRELHGPTSERSCRHIEFYIEGSKMRYEAGDHLAVYPVNNAELVNKIGEKCGVHLDTVFTLTNTDEESTKKHPFPCPCSYRTALTHYLDITSNPRTHVLKELAEYCSDPNDKEKLRLMALTSAEGKAAYQQWVVQENRNIVHILEDIPSLKPALDHLCELLPRLQCRYYSISSSPKLYTTSVHITAVVVEYKTPTGRVNKGVTTSWLKEKHPSDPPCYVPIFVRKSQFRLPTRPSIPIIMVGPGTGIAPFRAFIQERDFARKEGKEVGDTILYFGCRKKDEDFLYRKELEEYVKSGTLILHTAFSREQAQKIYVTHLLEKNKEELWRVIGEQNGHIYVCGDAKNMARDVHNILLKVVMEKGKMSESDAADYIKKMDSQKRYSSDVWS